Part of the Pseudomonas lijiangensis genome is shown below.
CGCGGGCATGAGCTTTGGTGCCTTGTCGGCCAATGCCAAGGAAGCTCTGGGGCGTGGCGCCACCATCGCGGGCACCAGCACCACCACCGGTGACGGCGGCATGACCCCGGAAGAGCGCGGTCAGTCCCAGCATCTGGTCTATCAGTACCTGCCATCGCGTTACGGCATGAACCCGGACGATCTGCGTAAGGCCGATGCCATCGAAATCGTGCTGGGGCAGGGCGCCAAACCGGGTGGTGGCGGCATGCTGCTGGGCATGAAGGTCACTGAGCGCGTCGCGGGCATGCGGACGCTGCCCATCGGTGTCGACCAGCGTTCGGCCTGCCGTCACCCGGACTGGACCGGCCCGGACGATCTGGCGATCAAGATTGCCGAGATCCGCGAAATCACCGACTGGGAAAAGCCGATCTACGTGAAGATCGGTGCGAGCCGCCCGTATTACGACGTCAAGCTGGCGGTCAAGGCCGGGGCCGATGTAATTGTGCTCGATGGCATGCAAGGCGGTACGGCGGCGACTCAGGAAGTGTTCATCGAACATGTGGGCATTCCGATTCTGCCGGCGATTCCTCAGGCCGTTCAGGCGTTGCAGGAAATGGGCATGCATCGCAAGGTGCAACTGATCGTGTCCGGCGGCATTCGTAACGGTGCCGACGTGGCCAAGGCCATGGCACTGGGTGCCGATGCGGTTGCCATTGGTACGGCGGCGCTGATTGCGCTGGGCGACAACCACCCGCGTCTGGACGAGGAATTGAAGAAGATCGGCTCGGCGGCCGGCTTCTACGATGACTGGCAAAACGGCCGCGACCCGGCAGGTATCACCACTCAGGACCCGGAACTGTCCAAGCGTCTGGATCCGGTCGAAGGTGGGCGTCGCCTGGCAAACTACTTGCGTGTCCTGGTGCTGGAAGCCCAGACCATGGCCCGCGCCTGCGGCAAGTCGCACCTGCACAACCTCGATCCCGAGGATCTGGTGGCGCTGACGGTGGAATCTGCAGCCATGGCGCGAGTGCCATTGGCCGGAACCAGCTGGATTCCCGGTCAGCAGTACTGATCATTTAAGGCACACACAAACTTGTAGGAGGCAGCTTGCTGGCGAAAAGGCCTTAAAGCCGACAGATATTCTGCGTCTGTGCGCTGAAGTCGCCAGCAAGCTGCCTCCCACAATAATTCGTGATGCCCCTATAACGAGGCCGCAAAGGCCCGCAGTTTCAAGCCACTCTGCTTTCTGCCCGACACTTTCCATTCCCATGCAGGAGCTTTGATAATGGTTAATCGTCCTATCGGCAAATCCCTTCTGGCGTTACTGGCAGTCGGCGCTTTTTCTCCTCTGGCCCTGGCGGCCGAAACCCCTGTTCTCAATACCGGCAGCACCGCCTGGATGATCACCGCCGCCGTGCTGGTGCTGTTCATGTGCCTGCCTGGCCTGGCGCTGTTTTATGGCGGTCTGGTGCGGGCCAAGAACATGCTTTCGCTGTTTACCCAGTGTTTTGGCATTGCGGGGCTGGTGGGTGTGTTGTGGATCATCTACGGCTACAGCATGGTGGTCGACACCAGCAACATGGTTGAAGGTGAAGTGACCTTCAACAGCTTTGTCGGCGGCCTGAGCCGTGTCTTTCTGGCGGGCATGACGCCGGACAGTCTGGTGGGCGAGATTCCTGAAGGGGTGTTCGTGACCTTCCAGATGACGTTCGCCATCATCACCCCGGCGCTGATTGCGGGTGCCTTTGCCGAGCGCATGAAGTTCTCGGCGGCACTGCTGTTCATGGCGATCTGGTTCACCCTGGTTTACGCGCCGGTTGCGCACATGGTCTGGGGCGGAGCGGGGGCCTTGATGCATAACTGGGGTGTGCTGGATTTCGCGGGCGGCACCGCGGTGCATATCAATGCCGGTGTTGCGGCACTGGCGGCTTGTCTGGTGCTGGGCAAACGCAAGGGCTATCAGAACACGCCGATGCCTGCGCACAACCTGAGCCTCACCATGGCGGGCGCGGCGATGCTGTGGGTCGGCTGGTTCGGTTTCAACATCGGTTCAGGCGGCGGCCTGAGCGGCACGTCGGGCATTGTCATGCTCAACACCCAGGTAGGCGCTTGCGCCGGTATTCTGGGCTGGATGTTTACCGAGTGGTTCAAGGTCGGCAAGCCCAGCGCACTGGGTCTGGCCAGCGGTGCATTGGCCGGTCTGGTGGGGATTACGCCGGCTTGCGCCTATGTCGGTGTCGGCGGAGCCCTGGCAATCGGCTTGTTGTGTGGCGTGTTCTGCTACCTGAGCGTGACCGTCCTGAAGAAGCGCCTGGGCTATGACGACAGCCTGGACGTATTCGGCTTGCACGGTGTGGGCGGCATGATCGGTGCGGTACTGACCGGTGTGTTCTGTGTACCGTCGATGGGCGGTCTGGTGCCGGATGTGAGCATGGGCGCTCAGGTCATCGCGCAGATCAAGGGCGTGCTGTTCACCACGGTTTATTGCTTCGTGGTCAGTTGGGGGATTCTCAAGCTCGTCAACGCCCTGATCGGCTTGCGTGCTCATGAATCGGTGGAAGAGATGGGGCTGGATCTGGCCGAGCACAATGAGCGTGCCTATAACCATTGAGTGAAACTTTGTCGCGGCCAAGGCCCCTCCCACATTGACCGTGGGAGGGGCCTTGGCCGCGATGCCTTCATCAACGAAACGCTGGCACTACATGCTTGATAAACAGTTCCAGCGATTTCTTCTTCTCGGCGTGTGACAGGCTGTTGTCACACCAGAAGCTGAACTCGTCGACCCCAAGCTCCTGGTAGTAACGGATGCGCGGAATGATTTCTTCCGGGGTGCCGATCATGGTGTTCTTGCGGATGTTTTCCAGCTCGAACTCCGGGCGCTCCTTGAATTTCTCTTCCGGGCTTGGCGCCAGAAAGCCATTGACCGGTGTCTGCTTGTTGCCGAACCAGGCATCGAAAGTGCGGTAGAACTTCGAGATCGCGGTCGCGCCCACTTTCCAGCCTTCGGGCTCGTCGGCGGTATGGACGTGGGTGTGGCGCAGCACCATCAGTTGCGGGCGAGGGACGCTTGGGTTGTTGTCCAGCGCGGCCTGGAACTTGTTCTTCAGGTCCAGGACTTCTTCATCGCCTTTCATCAGCGGCGTGACCATCACGTTGCAGCCGTTCTGCACCGCAAAGTTGTGGGAATCCGGGTCGCGGGCGGCGATCCACATCGGTGGCGTCTTGACCGGTTTCGGCACACAGGTGGAGGTGGGGAATTTCCAGATATCGCCGTCGTGCGCATAGTCGCCTTGCCACAGGGCCTTGACCACGGGGACCATTTCACGAAGGGCCTTGCCGCCTTCAGAGGCTGGCATGCCACCCGCCATGCGATCGAACTCGACCTGATAGGCGCCGCGAGCCAGACCCACTTCCATGCGCCCATTGCTGATGACATCCAGCAGCGCGCATTCGCCGGCTACCCGCAACGGGTGCCAGAACGGAGCAATGATAGTGCCTGCGCCCAGGTGGATAGTGCTGGTTCTGGCAGCGAGATAGGCCAGCAGCGGCATCGGGCTTGGAGAAATGGTGTATTCCATTGCATGGTGTTCGCCGATCCAGACGGTGCTGAATCCGCCTTTTTCGGCCAGCAGCGTCAGTTCGGTCAGGTCCTCGAACAACTGGCGATGGCTGACTTGCTCATCCCAGCGTTCCATGTGCACGAACAACGAAAATTTCATGACACTCACCTCGGTTCAATCGTGGCGCCTCAGAAGGGCGGAGCCGATATTTTTTTTGGTATACCGCAATGCTGTGTGGTGATGCAGCTCAGACGTGTGGGTTAGCTTGTTCTGTCTGATGGTATACCGTAATACTTTCTGTGCAAGTATTTTTTGGTGAGGGTCGGCTTCTCCACCAGGAAACTCACTTCATGTGCAGCGTATAGCCTGGCGTCCAGCTTTCCAGCCGGTATTGCTCGGCAATCATGGCGCAGTAGCTCAGGCGGGTCAGGTACGCGCCGCGGGCGTCGAGGTAGGAATGGATCTGCGCGGCTTCACTGCATATCGCCAGTTTGCGCCCGCGCAGCAGGCCGAATGACTGGGCCGAACGCATGGCACCCATGGGCTCTGGGTCGGCAATCAGCAATGCGCCTTCGGGCACCGAGGCTTCATAGACCCGCACGAAGCGCTCGGCGGATCGATCCGGCAGGTAAGGCGCCATGAAGTAATGAATGTCATCGCGAAACGGCAGCGCCTCGATATGCGTCGGCAAGCGGATCAGGCCACTGCTGTAGAGAAAGTAGACGAACAGAATCACGATGGGTGAGGTCAGTGTCGACAGGTTCAGCAGGGCAGTTCTCATGCGACAGCGGGCCAGTAGCGCCTGAAGCTGAATCACGCCCAGGATGCTGAACAGCACCACGCCCGGCAGGAAGAAGACAAAGCGATCGGTCACGTTGTATGAAGCCGCGAACACCAGATTCAGCAACCCTGCGCTCCACAGCAGTCGCAGCCTTTTGCCACGGGGAAAGAC
Proteins encoded:
- a CDS encoding LLM class flavin-dependent oxidoreductase, encoding MKFSLFVHMERWDEQVSHRQLFEDLTELTLLAEKGGFSTVWIGEHHAMEYTISPSPMPLLAYLAARTSTIHLGAGTIIAPFWHPLRVAGECALLDVISNGRMEVGLARGAYQVEFDRMAGGMPASEGGKALREMVPVVKALWQGDYAHDGDIWKFPTSTCVPKPVKTPPMWIAARDPDSHNFAVQNGCNVMVTPLMKGDEEVLDLKNKFQAALDNNPSVPRPQLMVLRHTHVHTADEPEGWKVGATAISKFYRTFDAWFGNKQTPVNGFLAPSPEEKFKERPEFELENIRKNTMIGTPEEIIPRIRYYQELGVDEFSFWCDNSLSHAEKKKSLELFIKHVVPAFR
- a CDS encoding ammonium transporter, with the protein product MVNRPIGKSLLALLAVGAFSPLALAAETPVLNTGSTAWMITAAVLVLFMCLPGLALFYGGLVRAKNMLSLFTQCFGIAGLVGVLWIIYGYSMVVDTSNMVEGEVTFNSFVGGLSRVFLAGMTPDSLVGEIPEGVFVTFQMTFAIITPALIAGAFAERMKFSAALLFMAIWFTLVYAPVAHMVWGGAGALMHNWGVLDFAGGTAVHINAGVAALAACLVLGKRKGYQNTPMPAHNLSLTMAGAAMLWVGWFGFNIGSGGGLSGTSGIVMLNTQVGACAGILGWMFTEWFKVGKPSALGLASGALAGLVGITPACAYVGVGGALAIGLLCGVFCYLSVTVLKKRLGYDDSLDVFGLHGVGGMIGAVLTGVFCVPSMGGLVPDVSMGAQVIAQIKGVLFTTVYCFVVSWGILKLVNALIGLRAHESVEEMGLDLAEHNERAYNH
- a CDS encoding FMN-binding glutamate synthase family protein — its product is MSDKPTPVLRESATFDRLTIQEIQRAAETGIYDIRGGGTKRKLPHFDDLLLLGASVSRYPLEGYREKCGTDVILGNRFAKKPIHLKIPVTIAGMSFGALSANAKEALGRGATIAGTSTTTGDGGMTPEERGQSQHLVYQYLPSRYGMNPDDLRKADAIEIVLGQGAKPGGGGMLLGMKVTERVAGMRTLPIGVDQRSACRHPDWTGPDDLAIKIAEIREITDWEKPIYVKIGASRPYYDVKLAVKAGADVIVLDGMQGGTAATQEVFIEHVGIPILPAIPQAVQALQEMGMHRKVQLIVSGGIRNGADVAKAMALGADAVAIGTAALIALGDNHPRLDEELKKIGSAAGFYDDWQNGRDPAGITTQDPELSKRLDPVEGGRRLANYLRVLVLEAQTMARACGKSHLHNLDPEDLVALTVESAAMARVPLAGTSWIPGQQY